The DNA sequence TGTTGAGAAAGTGCACGCATACTGTGCGCGTACTCTTGAGATACACAGACAATGGAATGAAGCCATGCTAACAGCGGTACTGAAGTTTCTGTGGGAGGAGCTTGGTATTCATGATGTCTACTACCACAGTTACGAAACAGGACGGATCCTGAAAAATATCGGCATATACAGTGGCCCACCACGGTCACTTTACACCGACCTCCCCAAACGCTTCTGCTTTGAGGAGGTGAGAAGGGGTCCGCAGTGGATCGAGAATTGCACACCTGCGCGCCGCAGATTAAAGAAGATCAAGCAGCCGAAGTGGTTTCGGCTGGCAATTTGATAAGGAGAAGCGAATATGCCCGATAGAAACCGGCAAAACCGGCGCACACAGCGTCAAGTCACGGGTAATCCCATTGCCCAGAACCCTCTGCTTCGCAGAGGTGGCGTTCACGAGAAATCCAATAGCGTCAAACGTCAAAATGCCAAGCGTGACCTGCAACAGCGGGTGCGCGCTTGGCGCAACCCTGTCAGTTTGGCTTTGTTGGCTGCCTGATGCATTTAAAGTTGGTTGTTTTTTGATCAATGCTTGCTTTTCTGTTAATATCCATGCAAATCAAAGAGTTAGTCTTAAACCCCTCTTGTTTGCCCATATTCCCGAGTTAAGTCTCAATTAACCTAAGTTCCTGACTGTAGGGTAATGGCCGACATGAACGTATGTTATTGGGTAACTATAATCGGGTAACACAATATGGCATTTTCGAGGCCAGCCAATGTGGTCTATTTGACGAGAGGCAAGGAAAATAACACCGAGGCACTGGATCGCCTCTATAAAGAGCATGCAAACCCTCTCAGGGGCATGTTCAACGCCTCTATGTGTGGCAGCCCTGATGTTGAAGACGTGATTCAGGATGTCTTTACACGCCTGTCGACTATGGAAGATCTGGCGGAAAAGTTCCCCAAAGGGAAGAAGGGCGTTCGCTCCTTCCTGTTTGCCATGGCTAACAACCTGATCATAGATATGGTGCGAGCAACGCGCGTCCGGGTGAAATATGTTCAAAATCAAATGGGCGAACAGGAGTTGGTAGAGGGGGTGATACCTCTGGAGAGTAAGGTTGAGGCCGAATATGAGCTGGAGCTTATCAAGGCATCTTTACTGTCAATGAATGAGCAGTGGCGTGATGCTTTTATCCTGAACCGGTTTAAGCATTTCAGTTACAGGGAGGTGGCTGAGGTAATGGGAGTATCCGTTAAAGCAGTAGAGAAATACATCAGTAAGGCGCTGCTGGTTATTAAGGGTGATCTAAAGGCTGGTAAAGCGGGAGCAGGATTATGATGGTTAATTTTAGACAGAAAGGAACTGAACGTCAGGCTGCCAGAGATTCCCTTAAGCTTTTTTCTGGCGATGTATCTTCAATTGAACTTAACAGAATGACTGAGGAAAGTGGCAAGTCGGACTCATATAAATCGCTCTTCAAAGAGTGTAACGACCTGCTGGCTAAAACCGGAAAGCTTTCTGAAGATGAAGATTTGCTAAGCCTAGTCAGCGGATATCCAGAGGCAAAAGGAGAGGCTGCCGAGATTAAAAAACCGGGCCGGAAAACGGAAAAAAGCTATGGAGCTTTCTGGTTTAGTGGGATCTCGGTTGCTGCAGCCCTCATAGTGCTTGCTGTTCATTTGGGCTACTTCAATATTGGTACCGGTCAGGACGCCACTATTCAGCGATATGTTACCCGTGTCGGCGAGCAGCGTGTAGTTACATTGCCAGATAATAGTGTGGTGAGCCTGAATACTGGATCCATTCTTCTGGTTGAGTACGGGGATGATTTTCGTCGGCTTAATCTTGAGCGCGGGGAAGCCTATTTTGATGTAAAACCGGATTCCGAGAGGCCTTTCAGTGTCGATGTTGGGTATCGATCCATCACCGTTCTAGGTACAGCATTCAACTTGCGAAGAGATCCTGACCAGTTTCAGCTTGCCGTTGTTGAAGGAAAGGTAGCTCTGCACCCTCGAGATGAAGCTATGATTAATGGCGCATCATTGTTGGCCCTGCCGGAAGGGGTGTACTCCTCGAAGGGAGGGGGGGCTTACAAAGTTGCAGCGGGTGAAGTAGTAGATTACAACAATCTTAAACATACCTACTCGGTAAAAGTGGATCCTGATATCGAATCCTACAGAAGCTGGACGGATGGTGTAATTCGTTTCGTCAAAGCGCCTTTTTCTGACGTAGTCCGGGAATTGAACCGTTACTCAGCCAAGAAAATTTTAATTGAAGACTCGAGTATTCTGAATCTGCCGGTTTGGGCGACTGTTCAAGTAAGTGATGTATCCAGTGCCTTGATGGGGCTGGAAAAAACACAGCCAATTAGGTTGGTTTTTTATCCCGACAGAATAGTTATTCGATCAAATATAAATTGAGTGTAGGGTAGTTAGTTAGTTGATTCGTATGTTGATTAGTGGGTCATCCCACATATCCACATAGAATCAAAGGGGTTTAAAGTGATAGGTAATAAGTCAATTTCCAGAAAAAAACTCTCCAGGGCAATTGCTTCAGGTGTGCTGATGGTGTGCGCGACCGCTGCCGTTGCTGATGAGAAAACAGTGGTTCTTGAATTAAAGTCCCAGAGTGCCGGACAAATGCTGACTGAGCTTGGTGAGTTGGCCGGTGTTCAAATCATGGTTGACCATAAAGTTCCGGAGACTCTGGTGCTGTCTTCTATCAGCGGTGAATACAAGCTGGAAGAAGCTCTCAAGAGAATATTGAAAGGAACCGGATTGGTTTATGAATTTGCTTCTGATCAGCTTGTGCTCATTAAAGAGGAAGATGTAGCGGAAGGTGGCAAGAGAGAAAAACAAGAAGTAGAAGAGATTGTAGTTACCGGTAGTAGTTTGATTAGTGACCCGGGAAAAATGACCCGGCAGGTAACAACGTTCACACGAGAAGATATTGAGCGCAGTGGCACCACCCGCCTGGATGAATTTCTTCAGCGTTTACCACAGAATGTGAATGCACCAACAAATGTTGCTTCCGGCTACCCGAATGGTGTAAGCCATGTCGATTTCGGGATGGGTGCCAATGTTTTTGCCGGCAGCAGTGTCAACCTGCGTGGTCTCGGTTCTCAATATACGTTAATTTTGATTGATGGCCGCCGTCCACCCAAAGGTGGTCAGTTCGGTGGTGTTACCGATATCAGTAATATCCCTATCGAGCAAGTAGAACGAATTGAGATTCTATTTGACGGTGCTGCTTCTATTTATGGAGCTGATGCTGTTGGCGGTGTAGTCAATATCATTACAAGACGTGAGTTTGCCGGTACCAATGTTTCCCTGACTTATTCCGATACCACTGAAGGCGGTGGTGCGCGCATAAATTTTGGCTTGGGTAAAACCTTTAACTGGGGCTCGGGTTCGCTTTCGGCAATGATCAACTATCAAACCCAAGAACAAATTGAGGGTGACCAGCGCGGAGGTTTAGAGTTTTCAGAGAGTGTCTACTTTGACCTGCCGACCTCAAACCCTGGAAATATCTCTGGTATTCAGAGTAATACCGGACATACATCTGCAGTGATGTGGGTGAAAGATGTCAATGGCGACGGCGATACTCTGGATGAAGAATTAAATGAGCGCATCCCAGGTGGCGTGTGGACAACCATAGAAAAGCGGAGTGCAAGTACTGGTTTTCAATGGGTAGCATCAGAGGGATACGTTGACCGGGAAAATGCGGCTGGTGATTTTTTTACCAGAATCCCTAATCCGCCTGCAAACCCTGCTGATGACGGATATACGGCGGTGAGGGGTGTTCAATTACCCCAGTACTCCAGTGATTCACTTTCCCTATACGATATCGATGTTGAAGGCGGGATGGGAGCAAACGAGTACGTTCCCTTCGATGGCATGGCGCTGAGCCCTGAAGACGAAACTATCACTGCCAGCATCAACTTAAGCCAGGATATTTCCGAAACTTTAAGTTTTGGATTATCTGTCATGTATGGAACGACGGATAAGGCGAGTAACACCAAAGGTGATGATGGAATCTTTAATATCGATGTCAATTCTGAAGCGAACCCTTTTAATCAGCCGCTTCGTTATGCATTCGTAAATGTTTTTCCCCAAGAAACCCAGAGTGTTCATTCCACTAATGCTTCAGTTGCAGGTAGTGTGAATTGGGATTTTCACGATGACTGGAGACTCGAGTTAGGGTTTGGTGCAGGAGAGACCAAAAGCTCGTCTGAGAACCGAAATCGTTTACGAACCGAGGGAACCACTTTTACCAAAGGGCAAGACTGGACCTGGATACCAAATCTTGAAGATCTGTTTAATGGCTATTTCACAGAGTGGGATGCCAGCGCTGGAGAGATGATCTACCATGACCTTGGAACCGATTTTCGTGATCCATATTTAGGCTATGGCAGCCCGGAAGCCCTGGCTGATGATGTGGTTATTCCGCTACTTTTGACGACAAATAACAGTTCGTCACGGGATGTAGATCTTCGATTGTCAGGAACGCTTTTTGAATTGCCGGCAGGTGCGGTAAGAGCCAGCATGAGTGCTGCGCATCGGCAGCAGAAGAACAGGGTTTTCAACTCGAACGACAGAATCTGGTCAAGTGCTCTGTCAGGTCAGGAAACTTCTCCAGATGTGTATTACGATGAAGAATACGGTGATAAAACCAATTCCGTAGCTACCGAAATATCTGTGCCATTGATTGGTGAAGAAAACGCCCTGCCACTCGTAGAAGACTTGCTGTTCAGCGCCAGTGCCAGAATGGAGGATTATACCAACACAGATGAAAATGGTCTGAACTGGTCCGCTGGTTTTAACTGGTCACTCAATGATTGGATGACTGTGAGGCTAAATCGAACCTATAGCCTTCGCATTGCCGAATCCGTTCGTTCCGCACGTGCACCCAAATACAATCGACAAAGTCGATGGTTAATCAGGGATCCAAATCTTGGTTATGTTATGTTCGATACCACCAGAGGTGATCCTGCTCTTTGGACTATTTCTGGTGGTTCTGATCACTTGAAGCCAGAGCGGAATTACGGAACAGCATTAGGCTTTATATTCAAACCTACATTCCTGGACGGTTTGAATATTCAGTTGAACCTCACTGAGTCAAACACGCATGACCAATTCGGCTCACCAAATATGGGGTCGCTCACGCTTGATGCAATGAGTCCTGAGAATGTGGCGAATAATCCACTGCTGACTTATGCAGACCCGGAAAACAACCCTGAACAAGCTTCTATTATTTTTGAGAACTTCTTCGGCGCGTTTCCTATGGCGACCGGTGATTTAATCAAGGATTCCCGTACTTACAATGTGGGTCATACATATAATCGAGGCGCAGATCTTCAGGTTCGCTATAATTTTGCTTCGGAATTTGGGCAATTTATGCTGGGCTGGAGTCATCAGTACTTGGATAAAAATGAAATTATTCAGTCTGATGTCTGTGCAAATGGTGCCTGTATGTTCCAGGGAGAAGGAACAAACAATGATCGCCATTATGATATGCCCATCGATATTGTTGGTACTATAGATCGCAGATATATCTCAGGTAGATTTGCATTGCCTAAAAACAGGGGTTCATTTGATTTTAGCTGGTATTACCGTGGTCTTGGTGTGAATTTAAATACTCAATACCAAGAGACTACATCAGTGATCAATAACCCAACACAAATAATGGCCATTGAAGACGGCCAAATAGTTACCAAGGTCAATCAATATCGTGTAGATACTACGCCGGGAAGAAGCGTAAACATGTCATTGAGCTACGAATTTAGCAGCGGTGACCTCCTTCCAAGAATTGAGTGGTTTGAGAACGCTACAGTCTCACTAACTATTTCGGATTTGTGGCGTAAAGAAAGGGAAGAAGAGCGTGTTTGGTTGCAGCACGATTATGAAGAGGGCGACCTTTATGATGCAATCAACCGATACACGGTTAATCCGCGCGGACGGGCATTCAGCCTGAACCTGAGGGGGAGCTTCTAATTTGAATGGCTAAGGATGAGCATGGACATGCGCTTTCCCGCATGATCAATAGTTCATCCTGAACAGCCATATTTCAATTTTGGAGCCAGGTTACCCCTGGCTCCATTTTTTTAGTGAGCAGCTTCACTCCGTATCTTGCCCCAAATGTCATCTCTTGAAGTTATTGCCCTGAAGAGCGTCTTCGCCCAAAAATCACCATAAAACAACCATTTACAAAACTTAACAAATGTTATGGGGGGGCTTTGTAGGGAGTTTTCGAGATCTATACGTTTTTTATATAAGAGACCGTTGAAACAAGCCTGTGCTTTATAGGTCTTTGAAACGGTTAACAAATCTTTACAAGTAACTACGCACTATTTCTTCAGGTTTCAGCATTTGGTGCGTCTTTATATAACAAGTCCGTTACTGGCAGCATGCAGTAACCACTTAATTTATAAGTAGATTGTCTATTGGAGAGGGAGAGTTTTGCAAAAAGCTGTTGAATTTAAAGCTGTGTCACCACGGAAAACCTGCAATCACTCGAATCAGCTTGCCGTGAAGAGCTTGGCCTTACTGGCAACCATTGACGCCCACATAGAAGGAGAGAGCAATGGATGCCAATGATCAAAAAAAACTAACCGAAGATCTGAATCTTCTATCAAGTCGGGCCGAAGCCGTATTGGCAAAAGCTTTTGTACGCAATCGCACTCAGCAACTACTTCATTGGGGGCTGTTATTCCTGGTTCTGTTCCCGCTGCCACTGCTGATCGTGGAGCTGTGTCGTTACGCCATGGGTGGAGAGCCTTTCGGGTTGTCCCTCTGGCACTATGCCGGATTATCACTCCTTGTCGCGGTACTGGTTATTACTGCTCGTTTGCTGGTTGGCTTTTTGAAACTGGTGATTTCACGTCAAAAAGCGCTTGGCCTGGTGGATGAGCAGCTTCAATTAACCAATCGCCTGACGACGGCCGATGAATTCTTGGGCGCAGAGACTCGAACTGGATTTATGGAAGCGGCCATTGATGATGCCGTAGAGCCCATAAATAAAGCGGTTTATCACAACATTTTGCCCGTTCAGGAAAACAGTAAAAAAGGATTTTCGCGCTGGTGCCTGGCGTCCGTGCCTGGTGCTGCGGCACTGGTGCTGTTGACTGCCTGGCTGGGTGGACTTCAGCTGACCAATGCAGATCAACTGATCGCTGAATCGCCGTTGCTGGCTGGTGCAGAAGTGCCCCGCCTGGAAGTGTTGCCGGAAGAGCTTGCATCATCCCTGGGTGACGAAGGTAAACGCGATAAGGACATGCCTCTGCGACCCAAGACCGAATCTGGAGGCTCGGAAAGCGCCGAGGGTGATCCGATGGAATCCCAGGCTGGCGAAGCCTCAAGCAATGCTGGCGGACAGCCGATGTTCCAGCCAAATCAAAACAATACCTCCAGCAGTCAGTCTGGTGGTACGCCGTCGGGTTCAAGCAGCCAGGCGCAGAGCGCTTCGGCCGGTGGACAGCAGTCTGCTGCTGGCGGTCAAAAGCAACCCAAGTCTCAATCAAGCCAAGCTAACCAGGATGGTGCCCAGCAACAGGATGGAGCTGGTAATGAACCAAGTGGTTCCAAGCAACAGTCGGGTAAATCCGGTCAATCTGGCGAATCAGGCAGCTCAGGCAGTCCTGGCAATTCGGGGCAGGCGGGCGAGTCGGGTGATAGTGGTTCCGAGGGTTCCAGCTCCGAGGGTGATGAGTCTGGTGACGGCGATGGCGACGGTGAGGGAGAAGGCGAAGGCGAAGGAGAAGGTCAGGGCGAAGGCGAAGGTGAAGGCGAAGGACAAGGTCAGGGAGAGGGCGAGGGCCAGGGTGAAGGCGAAGGACAGGGTGAAGGCAATGGTGGACAGCCTGGCTCCAGCCAGCAGAGTGGAGAAGGCACGGGTGAAGGCCAGTCTAGCGGCGAAGATGAAATCAAGAAAAACCGCGGTGCCGCCAAGGCAATGCTGGCACTACCTACGGGTGATCGCCTGATTGGTGTGCGCGGTAAAGGCCCGGAGCAAACCCGTCAGGAACAGACCGCTCCGCAGGAAGAGTCGGTTAATCAACTGACCGCCAGCCAGCGTACCTCTCGCAGCGACCGTATCGGTGAGCTGGAGCATGCCAGAGTGTCGGGTTGGTCCCGCAGTCTGGTCGAAAATTATTTCAAGCAATTACGCAACAAATCGAATTCCAATACAGAAAACTCCAAGAGTGAGGGAGAAGAGAAATGACATCAGCAGCAAATATGCCAGTAATGAATGCCGACGAAGCACGAGAAGCCGCAGAGCGTTTCCGCAGTATTTACACCAACATCAAAGACCAGGTCTGCGAAATGATGGTGGGTCAGGACGAGGTGATTGACGGTGTGATGACCGCGCTGTTTGCCGGTGGTCACGTGCTGCTGGAAGGTGTTCCTGGGCTGGGTAAAACCATGCTGGTGAACTCTCTGTCCAAAGCAGTGGGCACTGCCTTCTCCCGTATCCAGTTCACCCCGGACATGATGCCAGCGGATATTCAGGGTACCTCGGTACTGATGGAAACCCCGGATGGTGGCCAGGAGCTGCAGTTCCAGGAAGGCCCGATTGTATCCAACCTGGTACTGGCGGATGAAATTAACCGTGCCACTCCTAAAACCCAGTCGGCCCTGCTGGAAGCGATGCAGGAGCGTCAGGTTACTGTCGGTAAGCGCACCATCAAATTGCCAGAGCCGTTTGCGGTATTGGCGACCCAGAACCCGGTGGAGCAGGAAGGTACTTACCCGCTGCCGGAAGCCCAGCTCGACCGTTTCTTGTTCAAGCTTGTTGTTGGCTACCCGAAAGAGCAGGATTACTCCGTGATTCTGGATCGCACCACTGGTGGCCAGTCACCGGTAATCACCGCTGCGACTACCGGCGAAGAGATTGTTGAAATGCGCAATATCGTGCGTCAGGTGCCGGTGCCGGAAGTGGCGAAGAAATACGCCATTCACCTGGTGATGGGCACCCAGCCGGGCAGCGATTACGCCCCGGAGATCGTTAACGAGTTTGCCGCCCTCGGTTCCTCCCCACGTGGTGCCCAGTCCCTGCTGCTGGCCGGCAAGGTGCGTGCCCTGTTGAACGGTCGCTTTGCAGTGAGCTGTGAAGACATTCGCGAAGTGGCGGTACCGGTACTGCGTCACCGTATGGTGATCAACTTCCACGGCCAATCGGAAGGTATCAGCGACGAGATGTTGGTACGCGAAATCCTGAAAACCGTAAAAGAGCCGAATCAGGTTTGACCGTCATTGCGAGGGCGCGTAGCGACCGTGGCAATCTCGGACTTTGCGAGTACGAGATCCTCACGTCGCTGCGCTCCTCAGGATGACAGTAGCAAGTATTGACCTGAGAGGTAATTATGAGTGCAGCACTCACATTTGAAGAACTGTTTGACCCGGATTTTCTCAGCTCGCTGGGGCACCTGAGTATCACTGCCCGCCGCGTGGCCGGTGGTGGTCGCTTTGGCGAAAAGCTGTCGAAAGATCTGGGCAGCGGGGTGGAGTTTAAGGACTTTCGTCCCTACACCCCGGGCGACGACCTGCGTCGTATCGACTGGAATATCTACAACCGTCTGGGGCGTATTTTCCTGCGTCTTTACGAAGAGCAGCAGGACTTGCCGCTGTACCTGATGCCCGATCTGTCCGAGAGCATGTATACCGAAGGTGCTGTGCGTGCCAAGGCAGCGTTGAAAGCCAGCCTGGCGATGGCGACGATCAGCATGAACCAGAATGACTCTGCCGGTCTGGTGCCCTTTGGCGAAAATATGGAAATCATCACCAAGGGCAAATCCGGTAAAGCCAACATCATGAGTTTTGCCCGCCACCTGTCGGGGCTAAAACCCCAGGCACAAACCGATCTTGCCAGCTGTTTGAAAAAGCTGAGCAGCCTGAACCTGCGCCCCGGATTGCTGGTGATTGTCAGCGACTTTTTTGATCCGGCCGGGTTGGACGGAATCAAAAAAGCACTGGGTCGCCTCAAGCACAAGGTTCTGTTGATTCAGGTCACCCGCCCCTCGGATGCAGACCCGACCATGCAGGGCGAGCTGCGCTTGCGCGATTGCGAGACCGGTGAAGTGGCGGATATCGCCATGACCCCTGCGGTGATCAAACGCTACAAAGAAGTCTACGACGATTTTTGTGGGCGTTTGGCAGAGCTGGCGAAAAAGCGTCAGGCGGGGCTGTTGCGGCTGGATGCTGAAGGCGACGTGGTGTCGCAGATGGCAAAACTGTTTGAGACCGGCAGTTTGGCGGTGTAGAGCCGCCGCGTTGCGTCTGGCGGTCGGACGCAACCCCAACGTGCTTTCGTTATTCCCGCGTAGGCGGGAATCCATCTCACTACCTTGTGAGATACATGGATCCCCGCTTTCGCGGGGATGACGGAAGGGGAATAACGACGAAGCTGTAGGTTTTAGCGTCAGACGTCAGACGTCAGACCACAAATCGAGCGAAGCGAGAGAGCTATGAATTTCGCAAATTTATCACCACTGTCAGTAATGGCAGGCATCGCAGCCCTGGCTGGGATTTTGTACGCCCTGCAACGGCTGCGTATTCGGTTCCAGGAGCGAGAGGTTTCGACCCTGATTTTCTGGAAGGAGGCGCTCAATGAAGCGCCGGTTAGAACCTTTACCCAACGGTTTCGCCATTTCTGGGCGTACCTGTTGATTCTGGCGATCTGCTCCCTGGTGTGGCTGGCGATTGCCGAGCCCGAGTGGAAGAACGAAGCGGGCAGTGACTTTTATGTGTTGCTGCTGGACGGCTCAGCCGGTATGGCGCGAGGCGATCGCTTTGAACAAGTGGTGGCCGAACTAAAGGCCGACCTTGAACGCCTGCCGCCGAGCCAGCGTCAGGTGATCTGGTGTGGCGGCGAAGCCAAAACCCTGCTGAATCCCGGCGAGCACACGCTGTTGTTGAGCAAGCGACTGGACAATCTGGTGCCGGAAGCGGTGCCGGCCAGTATCGAGCGCCAGTTGGCGAATGTAAGCGCCACCCGTCGACAGAAATCCGATGTGCAAATTCGCGTCTATGGTGATGCGCCAGTGCGTGGCGAGATTCTCGAGCAACTGCCGAACGGCGTTGATGTGGTGCGTGGTTCCAGCGAGATCGAATCCATCGCCGGCAACTCCGGAATCACGGCACTGGGTGTGGCCGAAGCGGCCAGTGGTGAGTGGG is a window from the Porticoccaceae bacterium LTM1 genome containing:
- a CDS encoding FecR domain-containing protein; this translates as MMVNFRQKGTERQAARDSLKLFSGDVSSIELNRMTEESGKSDSYKSLFKECNDLLAKTGKLSEDEDLLSLVSGYPEAKGEAAEIKKPGRKTEKSYGAFWFSGISVAAALIVLAVHLGYFNIGTGQDATIQRYVTRVGEQRVVTLPDNSVVSLNTGSILLVEYGDDFRRLNLERGEAYFDVKPDSERPFSVDVGYRSITVLGTAFNLRRDPDQFQLAVVEGKVALHPRDEAMINGASLLALPEGVYSSKGGGAYKVAAGEVVDYNNLKHTYSVKVDPDIESYRSWTDGVIRFVKAPFSDVVRELNRYSAKKILIEDSSILNLPVWATVQVSDVSSALMGLEKTQPIRLVFYPDRIVIRSNIN
- a CDS encoding MoxR family ATPase, yielding MTSAANMPVMNADEAREAAERFRSIYTNIKDQVCEMMVGQDEVIDGVMTALFAGGHVLLEGVPGLGKTMLVNSLSKAVGTAFSRIQFTPDMMPADIQGTSVLMETPDGGQELQFQEGPIVSNLVLADEINRATPKTQSALLEAMQERQVTVGKRTIKLPEPFAVLATQNPVEQEGTYPLPEAQLDRFLFKLVVGYPKEQDYSVILDRTTGGQSPVITAATTGEEIVEMRNIVRQVPVPEVAKKYAIHLVMGTQPGSDYAPEIVNEFAALGSSPRGAQSLLLAGKVRALLNGRFAVSCEDIREVAVPVLRHRMVINFHGQSEGISDEMLVREILKTVKEPNQV
- a CDS encoding sigma-70 family RNA polymerase sigma factor; translated protein: MAFSRPANVVYLTRGKENNTEALDRLYKEHANPLRGMFNASMCGSPDVEDVIQDVFTRLSTMEDLAEKFPKGKKGVRSFLFAMANNLIIDMVRATRVRVKYVQNQMGEQELVEGVIPLESKVEAEYELELIKASLLSMNEQWRDAFILNRFKHFSYREVAEVMGVSVKAVEKYISKALLVIKGDLKAGKAGAGL
- a CDS encoding DUF58 domain-containing protein, which translates into the protein MSAALTFEELFDPDFLSSLGHLSITARRVAGGGRFGEKLSKDLGSGVEFKDFRPYTPGDDLRRIDWNIYNRLGRIFLRLYEEQQDLPLYLMPDLSESMYTEGAVRAKAALKASLAMATISMNQNDSAGLVPFGENMEIITKGKSGKANIMSFARHLSGLKPQAQTDLASCLKKLSSLNLRPGLLVIVSDFFDPAGLDGIKKALGRLKHKVLLIQVTRPSDADPTMQGELRLRDCETGEVADIAMTPAVIKRYKEVYDDFCGRLAELAKKRQAGLLRLDAEGDVVSQMAKLFETGSLAV
- a CDS encoding TonB-dependent receptor plug domain-containing protein; amino-acid sequence: MIGNKSISRKKLSRAIASGVLMVCATAAVADEKTVVLELKSQSAGQMLTELGELAGVQIMVDHKVPETLVLSSISGEYKLEEALKRILKGTGLVYEFASDQLVLIKEEDVAEGGKREKQEVEEIVVTGSSLISDPGKMTRQVTTFTREDIERSGTTRLDEFLQRLPQNVNAPTNVASGYPNGVSHVDFGMGANVFAGSSVNLRGLGSQYTLILIDGRRPPKGGQFGGVTDISNIPIEQVERIEILFDGAASIYGADAVGGVVNIITRREFAGTNVSLTYSDTTEGGGARINFGLGKTFNWGSGSLSAMINYQTQEQIEGDQRGGLEFSESVYFDLPTSNPGNISGIQSNTGHTSAVMWVKDVNGDGDTLDEELNERIPGGVWTTIEKRSASTGFQWVASEGYVDRENAAGDFFTRIPNPPANPADDGYTAVRGVQLPQYSSDSLSLYDIDVEGGMGANEYVPFDGMALSPEDETITASINLSQDISETLSFGLSVMYGTTDKASNTKGDDGIFNIDVNSEANPFNQPLRYAFVNVFPQETQSVHSTNASVAGSVNWDFHDDWRLELGFGAGETKSSSENRNRLRTEGTTFTKGQDWTWIPNLEDLFNGYFTEWDASAGEMIYHDLGTDFRDPYLGYGSPEALADDVVIPLLLTTNNSSSRDVDLRLSGTLFELPAGAVRASMSAAHRQQKNRVFNSNDRIWSSALSGQETSPDVYYDEEYGDKTNSVATEISVPLIGEENALPLVEDLLFSASARMEDYTNTDENGLNWSAGFNWSLNDWMTVRLNRTYSLRIAESVRSARAPKYNRQSRWLIRDPNLGYVMFDTTRGDPALWTISGGSDHLKPERNYGTALGFIFKPTFLDGLNIQLNLTESNTHDQFGSPNMGSLTLDAMSPENVANNPLLTYADPENNPEQASIIFENFFGAFPMATGDLIKDSRTYNVGHTYNRGADLQVRYNFASEFGQFMLGWSHQYLDKNEIIQSDVCANGACMFQGEGTNNDRHYDMPIDIVGTIDRRYISGRFALPKNRGSFDFSWYYRGLGVNLNTQYQETTSVINNPTQIMAIEDGQIVTKVNQYRVDTTPGRSVNMSLSYEFSSGDLLPRIEWFENATVSLTISDLWRKEREEERVWLQHDYEEGDLYDAINRYTVNPRGRAFSLNLRGSF